From the genome of Hymenobacter gelipurpurascens:
ACGCAACGCGAGCTTTATAGACGAACGCGCCCTGAGTAGCATGCCCCGAGAGGCCTACAGCAGTACCGCCCAGGAGCTGCAGCAGCTTCTCACCGATGAGGTGATTCATGCGGCCGTTCAGAAAGGACTGCCCCGCGAAGTGTATGCGCTGGAAGGTGCCCGCATGGAAGCCAAGCTACGTGCCCGGCGGGCTACCCTACCGCAGGCAGCCGAGGAATTTTACCAGCTGCGCGCACGCCGCGTGGTGGTAGCCGGCACCGACCAGGCCGAGCGGTTTGTGGTCGAGCGGCTCCATGACACAGTCACGGTGGTTTCGGTCTATACTTTGGGCACTAAAAAGGATTCCCTGCTGTACCGCCGCCGCTTCAACCCCGCCGATACCCGCCAAGTGGTGCTGCATGGCCTAAAGGGCAAAGATGAGTTTACGGTAACAGGTTCGGTGGCCCGCTCCCCTTTCATTGATATTTACGGCGGCCCGGAGGAGGACACCATCAACGATTCATCGGGGGTGAGTGGCCTACGCAAGAAAACCCGCATCTATGATACCAAGCGCAACACCGTGTTTGAAATAGGACCCGAAACCAAAGACCACCGCTCCCGGGGCGTCTCCACCCACGCCTTCGACCGCGACGGCTCAGGGAGATAATAGGTGGTGAAATAGTGAGGTTGAGGTTCTGGTGGCCTGCACGGTTCAGAAGGCCTAGGCATGTCATTGCGAGGAGGCACGACAAAGCAATTTTTCTTTCCCATTGCACAAGCCGTTAATACACTAAGAAGCCCTTACCACCACAATGGAGGTAAGGGCTTCTTAGTGTAGGCCAGCAGTTGGCGCGACTGGAAAGAAAGATTGCTTCGCTCCGCTCGCAATGACACGCTAGGCCTAGCTCAATAGAACGACCAACTCAGTTATTCCCTCGGTCCAGCTCTTCCAGCATCTCCAGCACCATGTGCTCTGTGGGCGTGAGCAGGTCGTCTTCGGCAGGGTCGGCATTGTGGCGGCGGAGGTAGTCGATGAGTTGATCGGAGTTGAATAGCTCGACTACTTGTGGATGGATATAGTATTTAGAGCACACGGTGGGCGTGTTGCCCAGGTTCTGGGCTACATCCCGCACGGCCCGTTTTAGGGTTTTGGGCTTCGGAAACTCGGGCTCCTCCTCAATTATAGATTCCAGACACTCCACCATTTTCACGGTGCCGCCCCAGGTACGGAAGTCCTTGGCCGACAGCTTCAGGCCCGTAACTTCCTGCAGATACGCATTCACATCGCCCGATTCCAGCTCGGCGCGGTGCCCGTCGGGGGCATAATACTGAAATAGGTGCTGCCCTGGTATCTCCTTGCACTTCTGCACTAGGCGGGCCAGCTTCCGGTCATGAATGGTCAGGTCGTGGGCCACGCCTTTTTTACCCACAAAGGCAAAGCGTACATCGGCGCCATTTACTTCCACATGCCGGTCGCGGAGTGTGGTGAGGCCGTACGTTTTGTTCTTCTTGGCGTACTCCTTATTCCCAATCCGGATAAACGACTGGTCCATCAGGGTCAGGACAATAGCAATTACTTTGGGCTTATCCAGCTTGGGGCGGGCCAGGTCTTTCTGAATCTGCAGGCGCAAATCGGCCAGCTTCTCCCCAAACGCGCGCAGGCGGCTGAACTTGGTAAGGCTGCGGGCCTCGTCCCAGGCGCCGTGGTAGAGGTATTGCTTGCGACCTTTGGCGTCGCGGCCAGTTACTTGCAGGTGGGTGTTGGGCGAGGGCGAAATCCATACATCCGTCCAGGCCGGCGGAATCACGAAGCCGTTGATGCGGGCCAGCGTTTTCTCATCCGTAACGGGCTCTCCTTTGGCACTCAGATACTGAAAGCTGCCCTCGGCGGCGGGCTGGCGCGTAATGCCGGGCTTAGCATCGGTGAGGTAGCGCAGGCCGGCCAGTTCGGCTTGGCGAGCCGGGTCTTTGTAAAGCAGGTGCGCCTCTTCCAGGGGATCAAGACGTTTCTTTTGGGTTTTGGGGCGGGCAGTGCTGAGGGACATAAACAGAACAGAAAAGCCCGCGGGCCGGAAGTGGCCTACGGGCGTTTA
Proteins encoded in this window:
- a CDS encoding DNA topoisomerase IB — translated: MSLSTARPKTQKKRLDPLEEAHLLYKDPARQAELAGLRYLTDAKPGITRQPAAEGSFQYLSAKGEPVTDEKTLARINGFVIPPAWTDVWISPSPNTHLQVTGRDAKGRKQYLYHGAWDEARSLTKFSRLRAFGEKLADLRLQIQKDLARPKLDKPKVIAIVLTLMDQSFIRIGNKEYAKKNKTYGLTTLRDRHVEVNGADVRFAFVGKKGVAHDLTIHDRKLARLVQKCKEIPGQHLFQYYAPDGHRAELESGDVNAYLQEVTGLKLSAKDFRTWGGTVKMVECLESIIEEEPEFPKPKTLKRAVRDVAQNLGNTPTVCSKYYIHPQVVELFNSDQLIDYLRRHNADPAEDDLLTPTEHMVLEMLEELDRGNN